Within Myceligenerans xiligouense, the genomic segment GGAACCGGCGCGCCGATGTCGCCCACCCCCTCCGTCGGCGCCACCGCCGGAGCTGTCCCCGCCGGGGACCCGGGGACTCCGCCCGCCGCGAGCGGGCCCGACACCTCGGGGCGGGGGGTGGACGCGCCGTGAGCACCACGCACACCGCGGCCCCGCCCGCGGGACCGCGACCGCACGGCGGATCCGGGACCGGCGCGCCGGTCGTCGTCGGACGCCCCGCGGGGCGCCGCTTCTCGTGGAAGACGGTGGGATGGATCGCGCTCGTCGTGGGCGCGATCGGGTTGTTCGTCTTCGTCCTCGCCTTCACCCGGCCGGTGGGGTCCGACATCCCGTACTCGACCGGCAACCCGGACGACGACGGCGGGCGCGCCGTCGCGGAGGTTCTCGGGGAACACGGGGTGACCGTGGACGAGGTGCGCACCGTCCGGGAGGCGTTCGACGGCGCGTCGGCAGGGCGGACGCTGGTCGTCACCCCGCACCCCGCCTACTTCGAGCCGGGACAGATCGAGGCGCTCGTCGCGACGGAGTCCGACGTCGTGCTGCTCGCCCCGGACTACGAGCTCCTGGAGGCCTTCACGGACGGCCGGGTCGAGGCCTGGTACGCGGGACCGGCGGCCATGGGTGGTCCGCAGTGCGCGGCGCCCGCGGCCCGCGCCGCCCAGGAGGTCCGCCTCGACGCCGGACTGGCTGTCGTGCGGGGCAACGGCGACAGCTGCTGGCCCGCCGCCGGCGGTGACGGGTTCGCCTACGTGCGGGTACAGGTCGACGGCCGGTGGGTGCACGTGATCCACGACCCGTCCCTGATCCGCAACGACTCCGTGCTCGAGCGCGGCAACGCGGCGCTCGCGCTGTGGACGCTCGGTGCGCACGACGAACTGACCTGGCTCGTCCCCGATCTCTTCGACGCGACCATGTTCGAGGGGCCGCCCGACGGTTCGGGCGAGGGCAACGGCGACGACGACGGCGTGCGGGCTCCCGAGGCGAGCGCCGGAAGCGTCCTGCCCCGGGGCGCCGGCGCCGTGGTCTGGGTCCTCCTGCTCACCGGCCTGATGCTCGCCATCTGGCGCGCCCGGCGACTCGGCCCGCTCGTGACGGAGCCGCTGCCGGTGCTGGTGCGATCGGCCGAGACGATGCGGGGCCGCGCACGGCTGTACCGTGCGGTAC encodes:
- a CDS encoding DUF4350 domain-containing protein produces the protein MSTTHTAAPPAGPRPHGGSGTGAPVVVGRPAGRRFSWKTVGWIALVVGAIGLFVFVLAFTRPVGSDIPYSTGNPDDDGGRAVAEVLGEHGVTVDEVRTVREAFDGASAGRTLVVTPHPAYFEPGQIEALVATESDVVLLAPDYELLEAFTDGRVEAWYAGPAAMGGPQCAAPAARAAQEVRLDAGLAVVRGNGDSCWPAAGGDGFAYVRVQVDGRWVHVIHDPSLIRNDSVLERGNAALALWTLGAHDELTWLVPDLFDATMFEGPPDGSGEGNGDDDGVRAPEASAGSVLPRGAGAVVWVLLLTGLMLAIWRARRLGPLVTEPLPVLVRSAETMRGRARLYRAVRARGHAAAGLRASAAHRMAQRLGLARSADATTVTDAVAAATHRSTEEVAQLLYGPPPTDDGRLTELARSLDNLESEVHRS